One genomic window of Solea solea chromosome 12, fSolSol10.1, whole genome shotgun sequence includes the following:
- the tmem276a gene encoding transmembrane protein 178B, giving the protein MAALRTLTVAGLFLAFCALGLIAVAISTDNWYETDARRHRERCKNYSNKRNDPGYIYISNNNLPLRMLPKETAVGRERSNVRGGELMLLRAKRHFLPPAPAMESLCSRQFNSTITGLWRKCHREGFDLETEDLIFKGLVPRCTPIKYYYSSSALPRNLPVNLTKTIRQDEWHALHLQRMTASFIGMAISIILFGWIIGVLGCCKEHDLMQYVAGLLFLMGGTCCIISLCTCVAGINFELSRYPRYMFGIPEDISHGYGWSMFCAWGGLGLTLLAGFLCTLAPSLYPPHTPVVHKPRQENGCV; this is encoded by the exons ATGGCTGCTTTGAGGACTTTAACCGTGGCAGgtctttttttggcattttgcGCTTTGGGGCTGATAGCAGTCGCGATCAGCACGGACAACTGGTACGAGACTGACGCGAGGAGGCACCGGGAGCGCTGCAAGAATTATTCAAACAAAAGAAACGACCCTGGCTATATTTACATCTCCAACAACAACCTCCCGCTTCGCATGTTGCCAAAGGAGACGGCTGTGGGGAGGGAGCGCTCCAATGTCAGAGGCGGCGAACTGATGCTGCTGCGGGCCAAGCGGCACTTCTTGCCTCCTGCGCCCGCCATGGAGTCTCTCTGCAGTCGGCAGTTCAACTCCACCATCACCGGACTGTGGAGAAAGTGCCACCGGGAGGGATTTGACTTAGAGACAGAAGATTTGATATTTAAAG GATTGGTTCCGCGCTGCACGCCAATAAAATACTACTACTCATCATCGGCGCTGCCCAGGAATCTGCCTGTCAATCTGACCAAGACAATAAGGCAGGATGAATGGCACGCGCTCC ACCTCCAGAGGATGACCGCCAGCTTCATAGGCATGGCCATCTCCATCATCCTGTTCGGCTGGATCATAGGTGTACTGGGCTGCTGTAAGGAGCATGATCTGATGCAGTATGTCGCTGGACTTCTCTTCCTCATGGGAG GAACATGCTGCATTATCTCTCTTTGCACATGTGTGGCTGGGATCAACTTCGAGCTGTCCCGCTATCCTCGCTATATGTTTGGGATACCAGAGGACATCAGTCATGGTTATGGCTGGTCCATGTTTTGTGCGTGGGGTGGACTGGGCCTTACATTGCTGGCTGGTTTCCTGTGCACACTGGCTCCTTCCCTCTACCCTCCACACACTCCAGTGGTGCACAAGCCCAGGCAGGAAAATGGCTGTGTCTGA
- the fibina gene encoding fin bud initiation factor a encodes MMVAVPLLLLIIVTSLPCCPAVYSGPVQAEISNGTFHHFFVPDGYYDETEDPEKCQMLFKFSDVSPCGASEERDSVVRDDFVIAKLQAEDAARLLEGIGRTVAHDLDGEDSYGKFLQREISQIGEAFSNVEKSLVELEVKFKESQETELREEQQLNGYVVKQVSGIRDALRETTEISLGLKDKHELLSLIIRSHGTRLSRLKTEYLNFGS; translated from the coding sequence aTGATGGTTGCTGTCCCGCTTCTGCTGCTCATCATAGTCACATCTTTACCATGTTGCCCCGCAGTTTACTCCGGACCAGTCCAGGCGGAGATCTCCAATGGCACTTTCCATCACTTCTTTGTCCCGGACGGATACTACGATGAGACTGAAGACCCGGAGAAGTGCCAGATGCTGTTTAAATTCTCGGATGTGTCTCCATGCGGAGCCTCTGAGGAGCGCGACTCCGTCGTGCGGGACGACTTCGTCATTGCCAAACTGCAGGCGGAGGACGCGGCGCGGCTGCTGGAGGGCATCGGACGCACTGTGGCGCACGACCTGGACGGAGAGGACAGCTACGGCAAGTTCCTCCAGCGGGAGATCTCCCAGATCGGCGAGGCTTTCTCAAACGTGGAGAAGTCActggtggagctggaggtgaaGTTCAAAGAAAGTCAGGAGACTGAGCtgagagaggagcagcagctcaacGGCTATGTGGTGAAGCAAGTGAGTGGCATCAGGGACGCGCTGAGGGAAACTACAGAAATTTCTCTGGGACTGAAAGACAAACACGAGCTGTTGTCTCTCATTATTCGCAGTCATGGCACGAGACTGAGCCGCCTCAAGACTGAGTATCTGAACTTTGGCTCCTAA